DNA from Halogeometricum sp. S1BR25-6:
GTGGTCGCCGTCCGCTTCGGGCAGCGAGCGGAGTTCCGCGCCGACTACGGCATGCTCTTTTTCGCCGTGATGAGTGCGATCCTCGGCTTCATCTTCGCCGCGCCCGGCGCCGTCTACCACCGCGGCCGTATCACGGAGCGCGAACACGGCCTCATCGCCCTCGCCGGCCCCGTGACGAACCTCCTCTTGGCCGCGATATTCCTCCCGCTGCTCTTCCTCGGGGCGTTCGGCGGGTCGGAGTTCGTCGGCCTCGTCGGCTCTCGCGGCGTCACCATCAACGTGTTTCTCGCCGCGTTCAACATGCTCCCGTTCGGGTCGCTCGACGGCAAGACGGTGTTCTCCTGGAGTAAAATCGTCTTTCTCGTCGTGTTCGTGCCGTCGGTGCTGCTAACGCTCGGTCTGTTCGTCTTCGGCGGACTGTTCTGACCGAGAGACGACGGCGCGGGGACCTGCCGTCCGGACGCGGACGGCGGCGACGTCGGAGTCCGGTCGCTCTCCTCGACGGACGCCGAACGTCAGTCGCGGCCGTAGCCGTGGCCGGCGACCAGCGCGAACGCGTTGCAGGCGAGCAACCCCGCGAACCGGAGCGTCTCGGCCTGTTCGAGGCCGCCGTGGAGGAGGGGGAGGTACGTTAGCGGGAGTAGGACGGCTGCCCAGAACGTCACCGTCTGCGCCGAGCGGACGGTGAGGCGGGCGGCGTTGCTTGCGAGGCCGATACTACGTCGGACCGGCGTTCGTTCGAGGGTGGAGGTGGCGCTTGACATCGGTGGTTACCGTCACTCTGTCCTACGTGTTCTTCTCCC
Protein-coding regions in this window:
- a CDS encoding metalloprotease is translated as MSTNTSLSFSSRELRDLAVAWAALGLAFAIFFAGGGTRAVAAVTEGGLLGPLLVSLLTAGVGFLLHELAHKVVAVRFGQRAEFRADYGMLFFAVMSAILGFIFAAPGAVYHRGRITEREHGLIALAGPVTNLLLAAIFLPLLFLGAFGGSEFVGLVGSRGVTINVFLAAFNMLPFGSLDGKTVFSWSKIVFLVVFVPSVLLTLGLFVFGGLF